From one Montipora capricornis isolate CH-2021 chromosome 10, ASM3666992v2, whole genome shotgun sequence genomic stretch:
- the LOC138021220 gene encoding uncharacterized protein translates to MRQLWTSETKFDWDDPISETYAQEWKMFFDDLGEMSKMTTKRYIRPVDAVGQPILILFSDGSNNAYGTCAYARWKLSSGGFDTNLILAKNRLAPIKTISIDRIELCGAVLSKRIKVFLQEQCRYTFERCYHIVDSQIVHAMIQRESYGFNTFAATRIGEIQEGTNIADWYWTEGKHNIADLLTRGKKPSDINLGSVWQKGPDFLRRAEDEWPIIQKPIAYNTLPDTIKSVKTANSVVNTKDSLAEPIDISRFSRYDKLLRVTARILMIFEKRPKASFKNATLDLTPDDISKSEKFWIIQSQKSISEDLRKGRYKRLCPRKRDDGIYVVGERARRWMEMTYNKGELVLLPYDHRFSRLYAEHIHQRGHLGVLSTTSKIRSRFWIVKLIKLVKATKRNCVICRKMDKKLNEQAMGQLPMDRLKPTPAWYATALDFFGPFKIKDEVKKRTTGKAYGIIFNCLASRAVHVEISPDYSTEKFLMALRRFVSIRGYPSKLYSDNGSQLVAANVELRSVIQGLDQKSLKDFGVTQGLQWLGR, encoded by the coding sequence ATGAGACAATTATGGACCAGTGAAACGAAGTTCGACTGGGATGACCCCATATCAGAAACCTATGCCCAAGAATGGAAAATGTTCTTTGATGATCTTGGTGAAATGTCGAAAATGACTACTAAACGATATATCAGACCAGTTGACGCGGTCGGTCAGCCAATTCTTATTCTATTCAGTGACGGGTCAAATAATGCGTATGGCACGTGTGCCTATGCGCGGTGGAAATTATCATCCGGCGGATTCGATACCAACCTTATACTGGCAAAAAATCGGCTAGCACCAATTAAAACAATATCTATTGATCGCATAGAACTTTGTGGAGCAGTACTCAGTAAAAGAATCAAAGTATTTCTCCAAGAGCAATGCAGATACACATTTGAACGATGTTACCATATTGTTGACTCGCAGATTGTCCATGCAATGATACAAAGGGAATCGTATGGTTTCAACACATTTGCGGCCACGAGAATTGGAGAAATACAAGAAGGTACGAACATTGCGGATTGGTATTGGACAGAAGGAAAACATAACATTGCGGATTTACTAACGCGAGGTAAAAAACCATCTGATATCAACCTGGGAAGCGTTTGGCAGAAAGGCCCAGACTTTCTTAGGCGGGCGGAGGATGAATGGCCAATCATTCAAAAGCCGATTGCATACAATACTCTTCCAGACACCATCAAAAGTGTAAAAACGGCCAATTCAGTCGTTAACACAAAGGATTCGCTTGCAGAACCGATTGATATCTCACGATTTTCAAGATATGACAAATTATTGAGAGTAACAGCTAGGATCCTgatgatatttgaaaaaaggccTAAAGCTTCATTCAAGAATGCAACACTAGACTTGACACCTGACGACATTTCGAAAAGCGAAAAATTCTGGATTATACAGTCTCAAAAATCTATATCAGAAGACTTGAGGAAAGGGCGATATAAACGGCTCTGTCCTAGAAAACGGGATGACGGTATCTATGTAGTTGGAGAACGAGCACGCCGTTGGATGGAAATGACTTATAACAAAGGAGAACTAGTTCTCTTGCCTTACGATCACCGTTTCTCCAGGTTATATGCTGAGCATATTCATCAACGCGGACATCTCGGAGTTTTATCTACAACGAGTAAAATCAGATCAAGATTTTGGATTGTAAAACTTATCAAACTGGTCAAAGCAACGAAACGTAACTGTGTAATTTGTAGAAAGATGGACAAAAAACTGAACGAACAAGCTATGGGACAGTTACCCATGGACAGGTTGAAACCTACACCTGCATGGTACGCTACTGCACTTGACTTTTTCGGACCATTTAAAATTAAGGATGAAGTTAAAAAGCGAACCACGGGAAAGGCTTACGGGATAATATTTAACTGCCTTGCATCTCGAGCCGTACATGTTGAGATCTCACCAGACTACAGTACTGAAAAATTCTTAATGGCGTTGAGACGCTTCGTTTCAATCAGAGGTTACCCGTCGAAACTCTACTCAGATAATGGATCACAACTAGTAGCAGCCAACGTCGAGTTGAGAAGTGTTATACAAGGATTGGATCAG